The following are from one region of the Gammaproteobacteria bacterium genome:
- a CDS encoding cytochrome c translates to MIVAAVILVGPLVVLGGVYVLSEAELRDVAKDPPFDHAIPTDSASVERGRHIARTRGCFGCHGQELQGKDFGEQWDWPERAVAPNLAAYARKYDAATLEAAIRQGIGADGRALTSMPSFNFARLSDEDTAALIAFLRSAPVVEGELPDPKLGWSVRWTFAIGAETHMAEWADRVPPLRVDAAAEPQRARGEYLAMTMCNECHGLDVRGQTLFGPPTPDLAIVAAIEPEDFERLITTGIGLGGRALGLMGLVAPDRFPQLSEQEVADLYAYLSSLVREPAPADTAWRP, encoded by the coding sequence ATGATTGTCGCGGCCGTCATTCTTGTCGGACCGCTGGTCGTTCTCGGCGGCGTCTACGTCCTGAGCGAGGCAGAACTTCGCGACGTTGCGAAGGATCCGCCCTTCGACCACGCGATCCCGACCGATTCGGCGTCGGTCGAGCGCGGGCGCCATATCGCGCGTACGCGCGGGTGTTTCGGCTGTCATGGGCAGGAACTTCAGGGCAAGGATTTCGGCGAGCAATGGGACTGGCCCGAACGCGCCGTCGCCCCGAATCTGGCGGCCTACGCACGCAAGTACGACGCCGCGACGCTGGAGGCGGCAATCCGTCAGGGCATCGGTGCAGATGGCAGGGCGCTCACGTCCATGCCCTCCTTCAATTTTGCGCGGCTCAGTGATGAAGATACTGCCGCCTTGATTGCTTTCCTGCGGTCGGCACCCGTGGTCGAGGGCGAACTCCCTGATCCCAAGCTTGGCTGGAGCGTACGCTGGACATTCGCCATCGGCGCGGAAACCCATATGGCGGAATGGGCGGACCGGGTGCCGCCGCTGCGTGTCGATGCGGCCGCTGAGCCGCAGCGTGCACGCGGCGAATATCTCGCCATGACAATGTGTAACGAATGTCATGGCTTGGATGTACGCGGACAAACACTCTTCGGCCCGCCGACGCCGGACCTGGCCATCGTGGCGGCGATCGAGCCAGAGGATTTCGAACGATTGATCACGACCGGCATCGGCTTGGGCGGGCGCGCGCTTGGACTCATGGGACTGGTCGCACCGGACCGGTTCCCCCAGCTTTCCGAACAGGAAGTCGCTGACCTTTACGCATACCTGTCGTCGCTCGTGCGCGAGCCGGCACCAGCCGATACCGCCTGGAGGCCGTGA
- a CDS encoding prepilin-type N-terminal cleavage/methylation domain-containing protein yields the protein MTRQSASAPRGIPHGFTLIELMIVVAIATILTVIALPAYQQYIRKSQRDLATTTLADLASRQQAFHIKRRSYAGSFEPLVAIDATKVYLQRDGQYAASADEDSIYLLSLLADGIQAVPKGRQTKDECLSLSIAYNGQRSATATGHTAAEARLLCWR from the coding sequence ATGACCCGACAGAGCGCCAGTGCTCCACGAGGCATCCCGCACGGTTTCACGCTGATCGAATTGATGATCGTCGTCGCCATTGCAACGATCCTGACCGTGATCGCACTTCCGGCCTACCAGCAGTACATTCGCAAGTCGCAACGGGATCTGGCAACAACCACCTTGGCCGACCTCGCTTCGCGGCAACAGGCGTTTCACATCAAACGACGCAGTTATGCCGGCAGTTTCGAGCCGCTGGTCGCGATCGATGCGACCAAGGTCTACCTGCAGCGGGACGGACAATATGCGGCCAGCGCCGATGAGGACTCCATCTATCTCCTGAGCCTGCTCGCCGACGGTATCCAGGCGGTACCGAAAGGGCGGCAAACTAAGGACGAATGCCTGTCCCTGAGCATTGCCTACAACGGACAGCGCTCGGCCACGGCCACCGGTCACACGGCCGCCGAAGCGCGGTTATTGTGTTGGCGTTGA
- a CDS encoding prepilin-type N-terminal cleavage/methylation domain-containing protein: MWPSARYAVTAAGPARHELGVTLIELMIAVAVVGILATIAYPSYVEYRLRADRALGQKCLIDALGRAESYYTRIGRYPESANEIFPSAGNTYSCGNEGLYRLSIESEADCPSRNCVSIRADSMGKQVKDGNLQIRYEFGSKSTTKKRLLPDGGSTSWVGH, translated from the coding sequence ATGTGGCCCTCCGCACGATACGCGGTGACAGCAGCAGGTCCAGCACGTCACGAACTGGGCGTAACCCTGATCGAGTTGATGATCGCCGTGGCCGTGGTCGGCATTCTTGCGACGATCGCCTACCCCTCCTATGTCGAGTATCGCCTGCGTGCCGATCGTGCGCTTGGGCAAAAATGCCTGATCGATGCCCTGGGTCGTGCGGAAAGCTATTACACCAGGATCGGGCGTTATCCCGAATCCGCGAACGAGATATTTCCGAGTGCCGGCAATACCTACTCATGTGGAAATGAAGGCCTGTATCGATTGTCCATCGAGTCGGAAGCGGATTGTCCTTCTCGAAACTGCGTCTCGATTCGGGCGGACAGCATGGGCAAGCAAGTCAAGGACGGGAATCTGCAAATTCGCTACGAGTTCGGTTCCAAGTCGACGACAAAGAAGCGGCTGCTGCCGGATGGCGGAAGTACGAGCTGGGTGGGTCACTGA
- a CDS encoding GspH/FimT family pseudopilin, producing MGGIGSRGTMQRTTEDRGFTLIEMLVTIAVLGILVAVALPSMIDIIRNNRASSEVNALLTMMTLTRSEAIKRNQSVTACKTADSLSCSTTATWADGVLVFLDTDGDGTYDSSATGVDEETLIAVESPLAPRSKLSWNGGGNMIVYGSDGRASPFGSFLLTPNGESAATRKLTINWMGRPSVCTPDASESC from the coding sequence ATGGGCGGTATCGGTAGCAGGGGGACAATGCAGCGCACCACAGAAGACCGGGGTTTCACCCTGATCGAAATGTTGGTGACGATCGCCGTGCTCGGCATCCTGGTTGCTGTCGCCCTGCCCTCGATGATCGATATCATCCGAAACAATCGCGCTTCGTCAGAAGTCAACGCCCTATTGACCATGATGACACTGACGCGTAGCGAAGCCATCAAACGCAACCAGTCCGTGACGGCGTGCAAGACCGCGGACAGCCTCAGCTGCAGCACGACGGCCACCTGGGCGGACGGTGTGCTCGTCTTTTTGGACACGGACGGGGACGGTACTTATGACAGCTCCGCGACCGGCGTCGACGAGGAGACGTTGATCGCCGTCGAGTCACCGCTCGCACCGCGCAGCAAGCTGAGCTGGAATGGCGGAGGAAACATGATCGTGTATGGGTCGGATGGACGCGCGAGTCCGTTCGGATCCTTTTTGCTGACGCCCAACGGGGAATCGGCAGCGACACGCAAGCTGACGATCAACTGGATGGGGCGGCCGTCAGTGTGCACGCCGGATGCCAGCGAGAGCTGCTGA
- a CDS encoding alpha/beta hydrolase has protein sequence MSPLPPFAPRGLLRNASLQSFLASWKFRNRLRGDHPMQQAAVSQLLDCGDGVRLTGVHSPLPAGRRPRALAILFHGWEGSDRSAYLYSMACSLFDAGYSVFRLNLRDHADTHHLNEEMFHSARMDEVYGAMRSALALDEAERHIAIGFSLGGNFALRVGLRAPDDLLPAMTVGVCPAINPRATMQAIDDASPLFRRYFMSKWQDSLQSKARAWPQRYDFGDIAQIRSFMDITERFVIDYTEFETLSAYFDDYDLRAELRNTPRSPLTIVTAQDDPVIPFEDFVGLGEASGVRLIAPSHGGHCGFIDDWRLRSWVDTCVLAVLDKALD, from the coding sequence ATGAGTCCACTGCCCCCATTTGCACCGCGCGGCCTGCTGCGCAATGCCAGCTTGCAGTCGTTCCTGGCCTCCTGGAAATTCCGCAACCGCCTGCGCGGCGATCATCCGATGCAGCAGGCGGCGGTTTCGCAGCTGCTCGATTGCGGCGACGGCGTACGCCTGACCGGCGTTCACTCGCCGCTGCCCGCCGGACGCAGGCCACGTGCCCTCGCGATCCTGTTCCACGGCTGGGAAGGCAGCGATCGCTCGGCGTATCTGTATTCGATGGCCTGCAGCCTGTTCGATGCCGGCTACAGCGTGTTCCGCCTGAACCTGCGTGACCACGCCGACACCCATCATCTCAACGAAGAGATGTTCCACTCGGCGCGCATGGACGAGGTCTACGGCGCAATGCGTAGCGCACTGGCCCTGGACGAAGCCGAGCGCCACATCGCCATCGGATTCTCGCTGGGTGGCAATTTCGCGCTGCGCGTCGGACTGCGCGCGCCGGATGATCTGCTGCCGGCGATGACGGTCGGTGTATGCCCGGCCATCAATCCGCGCGCGACCATGCAGGCCATCGACGACGCCTCGCCACTATTCCGCCGCTATTTCATGAGCAAGTGGCAGGATTCGCTGCAGTCCAAGGCGCGCGCCTGGCCGCAGCGCTATGACTTCGGCGACATCGCTCAAATCCGCAGTTTCATGGACATCACAGAGCGCTTCGTCATCGACTACACCGAGTTCGAGACCCTGAGCGCCTATTTCGACGACTACGACCTGCGCGCCGAATTGCGCAACACCCCACGCTCGCCGCTGACGATCGTGACGGCCCAGGACGACCCGGTGATTCCGTTCGAGGATTTCGTGGGCCTCGGCGAGGCCTCCGGCGTGCGTCTGATTGCGCCATCGCATGGCGGCCATTGCGGATTCATCGACGACTGGCGGCTGCGCAGCTGGGTCGATACCTGTGTGCTAGCCGTGCTCGACAAGGCTCTCGATTAG
- a CDS encoding DUF2721 domain-containing protein — protein sequence MNQDAPLAEVAHVIQLAVAPVFLLTGIGALLGVLASRLARTVDRARELEKRLMTAPPGRALVIRESLRQQSKRARLTLGSISLCIAGALLISSVIVALFVGVFAHINLAIVIAIGFVSALASLILALLLFLREVYLATRYLRIGEPDPD from the coding sequence ATGAACCAGGACGCTCCGCTGGCCGAAGTGGCACACGTCATCCAACTGGCGGTGGCACCGGTATTTCTGCTGACCGGCATCGGCGCGCTGCTGGGGGTGCTCGCCAGTCGCCTGGCGCGAACCGTGGATCGCGCGCGGGAGCTCGAGAAAAGGCTGATGACGGCGCCACCCGGACGTGCGCTCGTGATCCGCGAAAGCCTGCGCCAGCAGAGCAAGCGGGCGCGTCTGACGCTGGGGTCGATCAGTCTGTGCATCGCCGGCGCCCTGCTGATCAGCAGCGTGATCGTGGCGCTGTTCGTGGGTGTGTTTGCCCACATCAATCTCGCAATCGTGATTGCGATCGGCTTCGTCTCCGCTTTGGCTTCGCTGATCCTGGCCTTGTTGCTGTTCCTGCGCGAGGTTTATCTGGCCACGCGTTATCTGCGCATCGGTGAGCCGGACCCGGATTGA
- the pilV gene encoding type IV pilus modification protein PilV, with product MIEVLVAIVIIAIGLLGIAALQGSALQNNYLSIQYTQAALLAQNLSESMRANREGVLQNDYDVAAGVTPNKPATDCALANCSPSELATWDLDRFDTALRAINANKQVNAPVALASGTFSVRCSDAPCTDNSPRVITVYWDTERSEAKEYDCDPDSSDSLQCFRLIHIP from the coding sequence ATGATCGAAGTACTGGTCGCGATCGTGATCATCGCGATTGGCCTGCTCGGAATTGCCGCGCTTCAGGGCTCGGCACTCCAGAACAACTACCTGTCGATTCAATATACGCAGGCGGCGCTTCTCGCCCAGAACCTGTCGGAAAGCATGCGGGCCAATCGCGAGGGGGTTCTGCAGAACGACTACGATGTCGCCGCCGGCGTCACCCCTAACAAGCCCGCCACCGACTGCGCGCTGGCGAACTGCAGCCCGAGCGAGCTTGCTACCTGGGACCTCGACCGGTTCGATACGGCCTTGCGGGCGATCAACGCCAACAAGCAGGTCAATGCGCCGGTTGCCCTGGCCAGCGGAACGTTCAGCGTCCGCTGTTCCGATGCCCCCTGCACCGACAACAGTCCTAGAGTCATCACGGTGTATTGGGACACCGAACGCAGCGAGGCCAAGGAGTACGATTGCGACCCGGACAGCAGCGACAGTCTTCAGTGCTTTCGACTGATTCACATTCCATGA
- a CDS encoding PilW family protein: protein MRRSSALGLSLIELMVAMVLGLLLIAGVIEIFVQSKHGYRVQESSARMQEAARFALDALGRDLRHADFWGGVDVAGQAALPPELISDSAAPCSLSWFADYRYGIGGYDGAATSPLPTCTVSSYQAQTDVLVIRHADPNNLIDESSFVSDPADEMPALLFRGIVGRGGLVFAPAQRNAAKAALSGDQSNGVFNYGVRGAAYYIATFKSGGIDRPTLYINASDTSNSQPLVEGIEQLQIAYGLDTDSNDIVDRYAAASALATADWARVISVRVGIVARGDTRDARDADTNVYAMPGAYDFTPATSERVYPRKLFVRDFQLRNRTRQ from the coding sequence ATGAGGCGATCAAGCGCTTTGGGTTTGTCGTTGATCGAGCTCATGGTGGCCATGGTGCTCGGCCTGCTGCTGATCGCCGGCGTGATCGAGATATTCGTACAGAGCAAACATGGCTACCGTGTCCAGGAGAGTTCGGCCCGCATGCAGGAAGCCGCCCGATTCGCGCTCGACGCCCTGGGCCGCGATCTGCGTCATGCCGATTTCTGGGGCGGCGTCGATGTCGCCGGCCAGGCCGCCTTGCCGCCCGAATTGATCTCCGACAGCGCGGCCCCGTGCAGCCTGAGCTGGTTTGCCGACTATCGCTACGGCATTGGCGGCTATGACGGCGCCGCCACCTCGCCGCTGCCGACTTGCACGGTGTCGAGCTATCAGGCGCAGACCGATGTGCTGGTGATCCGCCACGCCGACCCGAACAATCTGATCGACGAATCCAGCTTCGTCTCGGATCCGGCCGACGAGATGCCGGCCCTGCTCTTCAGAGGGATCGTCGGCCGCGGCGGGCTGGTCTTCGCACCTGCGCAACGAAATGCGGCCAAGGCGGCGCTGTCGGGAGACCAGTCCAACGGCGTCTTCAACTATGGCGTACGAGGGGCGGCCTACTACATCGCAACATTCAAAAGTGGTGGAATCGATCGGCCAACGCTGTACATCAACGCGTCCGACACCTCGAATTCGCAACCGCTGGTCGAAGGCATCGAACAACTGCAAATCGCCTACGGCCTGGATACCGACAGCAACGACATCGTCGACCGCTACGCCGCCGCGAGCGCGCTCGCCACGGCCGACTGGGCGCGGGTCATCAGCGTTCGGGTGGGCATCGTCGCACGCGGCGATACGCGCGACGCACGCGACGCGGATACGAACGTTTATGCCATGCCCGGGGCGTACGACTTCACGCCCGCGACCAGCGAACGGGTCTATCCACGAAAATTGTTCGTGCGCGATTTCCAGCTGAGGAACAGGACACGCCAATGA
- a CDS encoding fructose-bisphosphate aldolase class I, translated as MNEKLLNETACAMVAPGKGILAADESTGTIEKRFKSINIDNTEPNRQAYRDMLFTTAGAEAFISGAILFEETLFQSALDGTPFSKLLASKGMIPGIKVDKGAKPLAGAPGETVTEGLDGLRERLVKYREAGARFAKWRAVITIGNGIPSAYCVETNAHALARYAALCQEADIVPIVEPEVLMDADNTIEVCEKVTSDTLQAVFDQLYLQRVLLEGMILKPNMVISGKKCPTQADVSTVAAATLRTLKHHVPSSVPGIAFLSGGQSDEVATAHLNAMNEMGGGPWALSFSYGRALQAPSLKAWGGKVDNVADAQRAFHHRAKMNSLASLGQYNDSLETVA; from the coding sequence ATGAACGAAAAGCTGCTGAATGAAACGGCCTGCGCGATGGTCGCGCCTGGCAAGGGTATCCTCGCCGCCGATGAGTCGACCGGCACGATCGAGAAGCGATTCAAGTCGATCAACATCGACAACACCGAGCCCAATCGCCAAGCCTACCGCGACATGCTGTTCACCACGGCTGGGGCTGAAGCGTTCATCAGTGGCGCCATCCTGTTTGAAGAGACCCTGTTCCAGTCGGCACTCGACGGCACGCCGTTCTCCAAGCTGCTTGCGTCCAAGGGCATGATTCCAGGCATCAAGGTCGACAAGGGCGCCAAGCCTCTGGCCGGTGCGCCGGGCGAAACCGTCACCGAAGGGCTCGATGGCCTGCGCGAACGGCTGGTGAAGTATCGGGAAGCCGGTGCGCGCTTCGCCAAATGGCGTGCGGTGATCACCATCGGTAACGGAATTCCGTCGGCCTACTGCGTCGAAACCAACGCGCATGCCCTGGCGCGCTACGCGGCACTGTGCCAGGAGGCGGACATCGTGCCGATCGTGGAACCCGAAGTGCTGATGGACGCCGACAACACGATCGAAGTCTGCGAGAAGGTCACCTCCGACACGCTGCAGGCGGTGTTCGACCAGCTCTATCTGCAGCGTGTGCTGCTGGAAGGCATGATCCTCAAGCCGAACATGGTGATCTCCGGCAAGAAGTGCCCGACCCAGGCCGACGTGTCGACCGTGGCCGCGGCCACGCTGCGGACGCTCAAGCATCACGTGCCGTCCTCGGTCCCCGGCATCGCCTTCCTGTCCGGTGGGCAATCCGACGAAGTCGCCACCGCGCATCTGAATGCGATGAACGAGATGGGCGGTGGCCCCTGGGCGTTGTCGTTCTCCTATGGCCGCGCCCTGCAGGCGCCGTCGCTCAAGGCCTGGGGTGGCAAGGTCGACAATGTCGCCGACGCCCAGCGTGCGTTCCACCATCGCGCCAAGATGAACTCGCTGGCCTCGCTCGGTCAGTACAACGATTCGCTCGAAACGGTCGCCTGA
- the dapE gene encoding succinyl-diaminopimelate desuccinylase, producing MPDDVRAPDTLALLQDLISRRSLTPEDAGCCALIGKRLSALGFRLEWLPKNGVTNLWAVRGESAPCVVLAGHTDVVPTGPLTQWSSDPFEPSLRDGILYGRGAADMKSGLACMVTAVERLLSRTELQGSIAFLITSDEEGPCRDGTRHVVEVLRERGVAPEYAIVGEASSMEVLGDRIMVGRRGSLGCNLRVHGKQGHVAYPQRADNPIHRLAPALNELIAMRWDHGNAHFPPTSFQVSNLKAGTGAHNVIPGDAEAVFNLRYSTELDAARIKARVHAVLDRHIERYDADWWHTGEPFLTPGGPLVEAASTSVQEETGLQAERSTGGGTSDGRFLATLGTQVVEIGPVNRSIHQIDEHIRVEDLERLSRIYEHTLERLLAA from the coding sequence ATGCCCGACGACGTCCGCGCGCCCGATACCCTGGCGCTGCTGCAAGACCTGATCTCACGCCGCTCGCTGACGCCTGAAGACGCCGGCTGCTGCGCGCTGATCGGCAAGCGTCTGTCCGCGCTGGGCTTCCGGCTGGAGTGGCTGCCGAAGAACGGCGTGACCAACCTCTGGGCGGTGCGCGGCGAGTCCGCGCCTTGCGTAGTCCTTGCGGGACACACCGATGTGGTGCCGACCGGCCCGCTGACGCAATGGAGCAGTGATCCGTTCGAGCCTAGCCTGCGTGACGGCATTCTCTACGGCCGCGGCGCGGCGGACATGAAGTCCGGCCTGGCCTGCATGGTCACCGCCGTGGAACGGCTGCTCTCGCGAACCGAGCTTCAGGGGTCGATCGCGTTTCTGATCACCAGCGACGAGGAAGGTCCGTGCCGGGACGGCACACGTCATGTTGTGGAAGTGCTGCGCGAACGCGGTGTCGCACCGGAGTATGCGATTGTCGGCGAAGCCTCGTCGATGGAAGTGCTGGGTGATCGCATCATGGTCGGCCGGCGCGGCTCGCTGGGCTGCAATCTACGCGTGCACGGGAAGCAGGGGCATGTTGCCTATCCGCAGCGTGCCGACAATCCGATCCACCGGCTGGCGCCGGCTCTGAACGAGCTGATCGCCATGCGCTGGGACCACGGCAATGCGCATTTTCCGCCGACCTCGTTTCAGGTTTCGAACCTCAAGGCCGGCACCGGCGCCCATAACGTGATTCCGGGTGACGCCGAGGCGGTGTTCAATCTGCGCTATTCCACGGAGCTGGATGCGGCACGCATCAAGGCCCGAGTGCACGCGGTTCTGGACCGGCATATCGAACGCTACGACGCGGACTGGTGGCACACCGGCGAGCCGTTTCTGACGCCCGGCGGCCCGCTGGTCGAAGCCGCATCCACGTCGGTGCAGGAGGAGACCGGGCTGCAAGCCGAGCGTTCCACCGGTGGCGGCACCTCCGACGGGCGCTTCCTCGCCACGCTGGGCACGCAGGTGGTGGAGATCGGACCGGTGAACCGCTCGATTCACCAGATCGACGAGCACATTCGGGTTGAAGACCTGGAACGCCTGTCGCGCATCTACGAGCACACCCTGGAACGCCTGCTGGCGGCATGA
- a CDS encoding putative toxin-antitoxin system toxin component, PIN family, whose amino-acid sequence MRVVLDTNIVVSALLIETSLPAQFLAHWRKGQFILLSAEEQIAELNRVTRYPRIRERLSPAIAGRLVNQIRELSVMVGPLPTVDVSPDPYDNYLLAMAQAGKADYLVTGDKADLLSLGKYEGTRIVSARRFMDALS is encoded by the coding sequence ATGCGGGTTGTTCTGGATACCAACATCGTCGTCAGCGCCTTACTGATCGAAACCTCACTACCGGCGCAGTTCCTGGCGCATTGGCGCAAAGGCCAGTTCATATTGCTGTCCGCAGAAGAACAAATCGCGGAATTGAATCGCGTCACCCGCTACCCCAGAATTCGAGAGCGCCTGTCGCCGGCCATCGCCGGACGGCTCGTCAACCAGATTCGCGAACTCTCGGTCATGGTTGGACCGCTCCCCACCGTCGATGTGTCACCCGATCCCTACGACAATTACCTGCTGGCGATGGCACAGGCGGGCAAGGCCGACTATCTCGTCACAGGGGACAAAGCCGATCTGCTGAGCCTCGGCAAATACGAGGGAACGCGCATCGTGTCCGCTCGCCGGTTCATGGATGCGCTTTCATAG
- a CDS encoding ribbon-helix-helix domain-containing protein: MSRDDTTRWTLTVSKDTDIALRSYLAQRGMKKGDLSAFVEEAVRWRVFEQTVADARKGFSDLPADEAQRLIDEAVADTRANLFSSSH, encoded by the coding sequence ATGAGCCGCGACGACACCACTCGCTGGACGCTCACCGTATCCAAGGACACCGACATCGCCCTGCGCAGCTATCTCGCGCAGCGCGGCATGAAGAAAGGCGACCTGTCGGCCTTCGTCGAAGAAGCCGTGCGCTGGCGCGTGTTCGAGCAAACGGTGGCCGATGCCAGAAAAGGCTTTTCCGATCTGCCTGCAGACGAAGCCCAGCGCCTGATTGACGAAGCCGTCGCAGACACGCGCGCCAATCTGTTCTCGTCCAGCCATTGA
- a CDS encoding patatin-like phospholipase family protein, with the protein MKFPIQDDRSPEAQAISRFLQESPLFSMLGAKARSQLAATATLLSLRGGDVLYRRDDTADSLYAVVSGRLRAERQGDNGEITVQELGRGEAMGGLSILAEMPHRASIRAVRDSQVLKIPPRTFERLLLRNPDFARNSVRSWLRASLYGEGTRQRDFTSVRTIAIVPAHEGSPVEVVARGLMHSLAVDNTCLRVDGRCIETADGISSCNMPQTESQTVAWLDELERGYRYLVYESDGLDSAWTARCLRQADRIVLVANSGMGATASALTEQLRDTPVRAGVEIVIVGHGWSEPMLWRDLSGAALHHRVYVGDRSSFDRAARLLTGRALGLALGGGGARGFAHVGLMRAMGELGLEPDIIAGTSMGALIGAMVAQGLPPEEMIRVVRSLFVDRNLLNDYTVPTISLIKAKKARRALENLFGQAQIEDLPRVYSCVTTNLTRARAEIHDRGSLAHWVGASMTVPGVAPPIVYNGDLLVDGGVLMSVPSDVVVGLGRGPVIASDVSAMETFHGAAGGADTNPDQLPNSVEVEKRTNIFQILYRTATLSTKEELEKRAAQVDCYLRMPLAGVSMFDWDRADELIELGYKQAMEKLPTLIESLVEHG; encoded by the coding sequence ATGAAGTTCCCGATCCAGGACGACCGTTCCCCGGAGGCGCAGGCGATTTCCCGATTTCTTCAGGAGTCGCCGCTGTTCTCCATGCTGGGCGCCAAGGCACGTTCGCAGCTGGCGGCGACGGCAACCCTGCTGTCGCTGCGCGGTGGGGATGTGCTGTATCGCCGTGATGACACCGCGGATTCGCTCTACGCCGTGGTCAGTGGGCGCTTGCGCGCGGAGCGGCAGGGCGACAACGGCGAGATCACGGTGCAGGAACTGGGGCGGGGCGAAGCGATGGGCGGGCTTTCGATCCTGGCAGAGATGCCGCACCGTGCCAGCATCCGCGCGGTACGCGACAGTCAGGTGCTGAAGATTCCGCCGCGCACTTTCGAGCGCCTGCTGCTGCGCAACCCCGATTTCGCTCGCAACTCGGTGCGATCCTGGCTCCGCGCTTCGCTGTACGGGGAAGGCACGCGCCAGCGCGACTTCACCAGCGTACGCACCATCGCGATCGTGCCGGCGCACGAGGGTTCGCCGGTCGAGGTGGTGGCGCGTGGCCTGATGCATTCGCTGGCTGTCGACAACACCTGCCTGCGTGTCGATGGCCGCTGCATCGAGACCGCGGACGGAATTTCGAGCTGCAACATGCCGCAGACGGAGTCACAGACCGTGGCCTGGCTCGACGAGCTTGAGCGTGGCTATCGCTACCTGGTCTACGAAAGCGACGGGCTCGACAGTGCCTGGACCGCGCGTTGCCTGCGCCAGGCCGACCGTATCGTGCTGGTTGCCAATTCCGGGATGGGCGCTACGGCCAGTGCCTTGACCGAACAGTTGCGCGACACGCCGGTACGCGCCGGTGTCGAGATCGTGATCGTCGGGCACGGTTGGAGCGAGCCGATGCTCTGGCGCGACCTTTCGGGCGCGGCCCTGCATCATCGTGTCTATGTCGGCGACCGAAGCAGTTTCGACCGTGCTGCGCGCTTGCTGACGGGGCGAGCGCTGGGCCTGGCGCTGGGCGGCGGCGGCGCGCGCGGTTTCGCGCATGTCGGCTTGATGCGTGCGATGGGCGAACTCGGTCTGGAGCCGGACATCATCGCGGGTACCAGCATGGGCGCCTTGATTGGCGCGATGGTGGCGCAGGGTCTACCGCCTGAAGAAATGATACGTGTGGTGCGCAGTCTGTTCGTCGACCGGAATCTCCTCAACGACTATACCGTGCCGACCATTTCGCTGATCAAGGCGAAGAAGGCGCGGCGGGCGCTGGAGAACCTGTTCGGGCAGGCGCAGATCGAGGATCTGCCACGCGTCTATTCCTGCGTGACGACCAATCTCACGCGGGCTCGCGCCGAAATCCACGATCGCGGCTCGCTCGCGCACTGGGTCGGTGCCAGCATGACGGTGCCCGGTGTGGCGCCGCCGATCGTCTACAACGGTGATCTGCTGGTGGACGGCGGCGTGCTGATGTCGGTGCCCTCGGACGTGGTGGTGGGGCTCGGCCGCGGACCGGTGATCGCTTCGGACGTATCGGCCATGGAAACCTTTCACGGTGCCGCTGGCGGCGCCGACACCAATCCCGACCAGTTGCCGAATTCCGTCGAAGTGGAGAAGCGCACCAACATCTTCCAGATTCTGTACCGCACCGCCACGCTGTCGACCAAGGAAGAGCTGGAGAAGCGCGCGGCGCAGGTGGACTGCTATCTGCGCATGCCGCTGGCCGGCGTTTCGATGTTCGACTGGGATCGCGCGGACGAACTGATCGAACTGGGCTACAAGCAGGCGATGGAAAAGTTGCCGACGCTAATCGAGAGCCTTGTCGAGCACGGCTAG